In Clostridium sp., one DNA window encodes the following:
- a CDS encoding Asp23/Gls24 family envelope stress response protein translates to MIGSIENGLGKLDYSDETVANIVGISTMECYGVVGMASKNAKDGLWELIKGESLSKGVKIRSKNNELSIELYIMVEYGTKISVIANNVIQKTKYNVENYIGLKVSTITVNVQGVRI, encoded by the coding sequence GTGATAGGCAGTATAGAAAATGGATTGGGAAAATTGGATTATTCTGATGAGACTGTTGCCAATATAGTTGGAATATCCACTATGGAGTGTTATGGTGTAGTTGGTATGGCATCCAAAAATGCAAAAGACGGCCTTTGGGAATTGATAAAAGGTGAAAGCCTTAGTAAGGGAGTAAAAATTCGTTCCAAAAACAATGAGCTTTCAATAGAATTGTATATAATGGTTGAATATGGAACCAAAATATCGGTAATTGCCAATAATGTAATACAGAAGACAAAGTACAATGTAGAGAACTATATAGGACTTAAGGTTTCAACTATTACGGTAAATGTTCAAGGTGTTAGAATCTAG